The genomic interval TACCCACAAAAAGTCACGATAAGGAGGGCAAGTTGAAGACCGGTTAGCGCCTGGAAGAGCAGCGCGATATTGGCATCGAAACCTCCAGCAACGAGTAGGTAAAGTGAACCGCTAACCGCTACGTTCAGGACTCCGCTGAGCATCAATAGGTTGTTCGAACGGATGAAGTTCTTCTGCCCTTTGAGATGAGCGTGCATGAAAACCTGGGCAAAGTGATACAAGAATGCCGCGAGAAAATAGATGGCAAAGGGCGTTTTTTGGAAGCCTTCAGGAAGGATCAAAGGTCCAATGCCTCCGCTCAAGGACCAGCCGAAGAGAAGGGATGTCAATAGGGTAAAAAAGACCAGAAAGATCAGGACCATCATGGAGAAGATCTTCGATTGAGCTATCCGTTGAGACGCCGTGAAGTACATGATTCCGTTGGTCATGTTGAAGCCGATGGCCATCACCAAAAACTGGACATTGGTCGTGATGAACTGAAACACTCCAAAGCCCTCAGGCCCGAGGAGGCGAGTAATCAAAACGGAGTGGGCAAATGCCAAACCGGAGATCGGAATCTTCGACAAGAAAGTGGCCCTCATGTTTTTTTGAATGCCCTGACTCATGAGAAGCGACGATCTAAGTACTGCTGTTGTTTTTCATTGAGCAGCTCTTTCCAGTGCTCATCGTAGAAGAAGCCCTTAAAGCCATCGCGGAATTGATCAACAGTCCTCGGGTTTCCCGTTCGAATGTGGTACTCTCGGGAAGCCATTTGACTTTTGTATTGGCTGTAGTCCAGATCCAAGAACTGGGAGATCTTACTCATGGCCTCAGCTTCTTTCAAGGCCAGGTCTTCATGGGAGAGTTCGAGTACCTGATCTCCAGCATTCTTCTTCAGCCACAAACGACTCAAGCGGTGGAAGAGCCCGTATTCCCGAACCGCCTTTCCGAATGAATGCCCGTGCTTTATATAGGAAGCCACGTTTTCTTTGGCTCCCCTTCGCAGGTAGACGATTTTGACCTCAATGTCGGGGTTGTACCACAAGGCAAAAAGTCTCCAGAGGCTTTTTGAGGTGTCGACGAGCCATTTGCTTTGGGGTTCAAAAGTCTTGGCGTGCTCCAGACTGGCGCGCAGCATTCGAGCATCTCCTGATTCCTTTGGGGCCCTCACGGGCCGATGCAGCAAGATCCTCACCGTATCCTCCCATCTTTTCCACGAAGATCCGCGATTGAATACGGTCAGACCTTGTTGGTAGAGCGGCCCCCAGTATTCGCATTCCAAGGTAGGACGGGTACAGGTACAAATGCGCCCCAAACGATGCTCCCTCGGAAACACCTTGACTTCACCGAGGTTCCATACTTCTGGGACGGCTCCTAAGACAAAGCCCAAGAGGCTTGAACCTGAATAGCTCATGCCCAGCACGTAAATGACTTTTAACTTGGGAGTGTAAGCTTCTATGCCAATAGACTTTTAGGAACTCAAAAGTAACGGTATTTTTGCTCTTCGAAAATGGAGACGACGAAGGACAAGCGGGTAGAGGTGATTGGAGTAGGTCCGCCGAAAACGGCCACGACATGGGTGGCCGATATTTTGCGCGACCATCCTCAAGTGTATGTGCCGATTGAAAAGGAACTTCACTATTTCAATCCTTTCCAGCACTATCATCGCGACGTTCCTAATCGCAATGCGGCGCAACCTCCTGCTTGGTATCACGCTTTTTTCAAGGAGGCTTCGCCAGAGCTCGTTTGGGCAGAATTCACTGTGAGTTACTTCGAATTCTCAGGATGCGCTCAGGCCATCTTTGATTACAATCCGGAAGCCAAAATAATCATCAGCTTGCGCGAACCTGTAGCTCGGGCCTTTTCTCATTTTCTATTCCTTCAAAATCGAGGAGTCATAGGTCCGGAAGATTTTGAATTGCACGTTGCTCGTGATCCCTATGTCCTGGAAGTGAGCACATATGCCAATCGATTGGAAGAGTATCTGAGTGTCTTTCCCCAAGACCAGGTTTTGGTCTTACTGCACGAAGACCTCAAGAAGGACGCCCAGGCCTTCTATCGCAGTATTGCGGACTTCTTGGACCTCGATAAAGATGTGGAGGTCGATTTAGAGCGCGTCTCCAACGCTGCCACCAAGGTCAAGTCCCATAAAGTGAATCAGGCGTATATGCGGCTTCGTGATTTCATGCATCGCTATAAGCTCCACGGAATTTTGGATTTCTCTCAGAAGATTGGGTTAACGCGTTTTCTCGAGTGGATACGTGATGACCTCAATATGTCCCCCAACACCAAAGCGCCAAAAATGCCCCAGGAGCTGAAGGCCAAATATTCGAGCCGCTTTGCGGAAGACAAGAAAAGAGTGGAAGCGCTCTTAAATCGTACCTTGAACGAATGGGACTAAGCGACCGCGGAATCCAGTTTATCGGATTAGGGGAGATGAAGTCGGGTACCTCATGGGTGGCCAACGCACTTGCCCAGCACCCCGATGTTGGATTGTCCTTCCCTAAGGAGCTCCATTACTTCAACGACCGTTTTGCGTACTACAATCCCCAAAAATCTAAGTACGCCCCTGACCTCAGAGGTTATTGGTCACACTTCAAGCACGCCTCAAACCAAAAAGTCCTTGGTGAATTCTCGGTCCATTATTTGTTTGATCCGGTAGCTGCAGAGCGCATACATCGACATTTTCCAGACGTAAAGCTCATCGTCTGTCATCGCGACCCCGTCGAACGGGCGTACAGTCAATGGACGTGGTCCCACTTTCACAAAAAACAAGAGTCCAGATCTTTTGAAGAGGTGATGGCCACAGAGGGCGAGTTGATCGAACGTGGCCTCTATTTCCAGAATATTCAACCCTACCTGGAGTTGTTTTCGGAAGATCAGTTTCTCTACCTCTCCCTGAAGGATATACGGCAGAACCCAGAGGACACCCTATCGCGAATTGCCGACTTTCTTGAGCTCTCCCCTTTTCCGAGCGACATCGATTTGTCGAGCCGCAATCGCGCTAAATCGACTAAATCGTCAGCGTTATACGGTCTTCAACGGTTTATCGGAGAGAACCTCCATCGATTTGGCCTATCGGGACTAGGAGACTCGGTGCGCCGATCGGGATTGGGAAAGGCCTTGTCCAAGGTGAACAGCAAGGCAGAGGATCTTCCCCCCTTCAAGGCCGAATACCACGACCAATACGATCAGCTCTTCAGCGAAGATCAGGAACGATGGACGCAATTCGTTTCGCGCGCTCCGTCCAAGTAAACTTCTGCGCGTAGAGGCGATTGCCTTTGGAAAGCGCCTTACGGCGCGATGCATCTTTCCAGGCAAATTCCACTTGCTTCAAAAAATCCCCTTCATCCTCCGGCTGAAAAAACCATGCATGATCCTCTGATAGAACCTCTCGAATGCTGGGTAGGTCAGACGCCAGTATCGGCAGTCCAGACCCCAAGTATTCGAACAACTTCAAAGGACTGGTGTACCGAGCACTGATGCGTTCGCGATTATTGGGCAATAAGGCGAGGTGTGCACGAGCGACATCGGCCCGTAGGGCCTCTTCATCCAAAAAACCAGCGAATCGCACGCGGTCATTCAATCCAGCTTCTTTCATCTGTGCTTCGTACAGCGCGATTTCCTCGGGCTTTCCTCCGCACACGGTCAGCTTCCAACCCTCTTTATTTTTCCAGCCTTTCAAGGCATTCAAAACGGTGTCCAATCCTTTCCAGGACTGGAAGGAGCCCGTGTAGATCATCTGGAATTCATCCGATTTGGGATAAGGCGTCTCTGGCGGTAGGTTTACGCCATCGGGAACAATGTGATGTGGCTTTTTAATACGGAAATCGTGCTCGAGATCGGTCCAAATTCCCTCCGTGATCGGCGCAAAGACATCCACTACTTGAAGAGCTTTTCCTTCAACCCAGCGAGGGACTTTGTCGCTGGCCCGATGATACACTTTATGGGGCTCGTAAATCACCTGAAACGACCATCGCTTTCCCAGGATTTTTTGAACCGCCAGAAAGACGAGGAAGCCAAAATCACGCGTGTAAACCACTTCGGTGTTCTGGGCTTGCAACCAAGACAAGGCTGCTTTGCTCCAGGCCCATCGACTTGTGAATTCCGACAGCAGACCATTGTGGCCAAGTTCAGGTCCAACGGAAACCTGCGGGGGCGGACTGCTGATGCCTAAGCGGGCAAGTACGTTTTGATGTTTTTGAGGGTCGAATGGTGCCGTTAGCCAGGTCAAATCGACCTGTTGAGCTAAAGCTTGGGTGGTCCAAAGGCACTGCTTCAGGTTCGCTGAGACCTCGTTGAGGTCGTTTTGATATACGAAGGCCCAACGCTTCATGACGAGTGCCTTGTAGTGGCGTTAAAGCTGTTCAAGAAGAAGATTTTCTTCTGCTCCTTGAGCCACTCGGCGGCATTCGGGTGAATGCGATGGTCGGTCACCGGGTGGAGAAGGTCGTTGACGTTCATTCCAAAACCGCGTTTGGGCTGGTTCAAAACTTCTTTTGGTAGCCGAGGAAGTAACCACTCCTTGTAAAGTCTTTTCAATTCACCTCCGTAGAGCACGTCAGGGTGGAGCTTGGCGGACCATTCAAAGAGCCGGTGGTCCAAGAAAGGGCTTCGCAATTCAATGCTGTTGGCCATGGACATTCGGTCCGATTTCACCAAGATATCGCTCAAGAAATTCTGAGACCAATCAAAGGCCTGGGCTTGCTTCACTGTGGGCCAATCCTGTGTGGGCCAATTCTTTCGAACCTCCTCCGCCGGATTGTAACCATTAATGCTCTTGCGGTATTCCTTTGAGAGCAAATTCGGCCATTCATCCTGGGTAAATCCCCCTCGCAACTTGATATAGAAGTCTTCAAAGGTCGGTTTGGCCAGAAACCTCAGCGCCTTATCTACATCATGGCCGGGCAAGAGTCGACGACTCAAGGCGTGCGCCCCTCGCATCAGCACCGTTCCACCTCCTTTGGAATAGAGGTCGAGCTGTTTGTATCGCTTGTATCCGTAGAACAATTCGTCGCCCCCATCTCCGCCCAGCATCACAATAAAGCCCTTCTTTCGGGCTTCGCGACAAATCCAATAGGTCGGGATGCTCGAATTATCGCCGAATGGGGTGTCAAAATGCTTCATGACGTGATCGAAATCACCTCGATAGTCGAATTCTTCGGGCGTGGCCACCACAAGATCTGCCTCTTTTTCGGCCATCACTTTCTCGACCAACGCGTGCTCGTCTTCATTCAAGGCCACGTGTAAGCCTGTCCAGGGGCTCTTGAAAAGTGTGGTCATGCCCATGCTGTCCAGTCCACCACTGAGAAATACCCCTAGCGGAACATCGGCCCGAAGGCGCAGCTTCACCGAGTCCTGAAGCAGTTCGTTTAACTCCTCGAGTGCTTCCCGCTCACTGGGTCGCTGTACATCCCAGCCGGGCGACCAGTATTTTCGGACGGGCCCAAGTCCTTGATCTCGATTCCATTCTCGATAGGTTCCCGGCTCCAAGGCAAAAATGTCCTCATACGCCGTTTTGGGTTCAGGGTTGAATCCGAAAGCGAGGTATTCCGCAAGGGCCTCAGCTCTTTCTTTTCCGATACCTGGAATCTGGAGGAGCGCTTTGATTTCCGACGCAAAGGCCAGACCAAAAGAGCCCTGGGTGTAGTACAGTGGTTTTTGACCAATTCGATCCCGGCACATCACCATTTGATGGGTCTTGGTGTCGTAGATAACCAAAGCCCACATCCCGATGAACTTTTTGAATGCGTCAGCCCCCCAAACCTTATATGCGGTCAGAAGGACTTCCGTATCACTCTCCGTATCAAAGCGATGGCCTAGTCCACGAAGCTCCTCGCGAATTTCGAGGTAGTTATATAGTTCTCCGTTGAAGGTCAAGACCAAATGATCTTGAACCCTTGGCTGTGCACCTCCTTCGCTCAAGTCGATAATGCTCAGTCGCCGGTGGCCGAGGCCAATTTCTTCATCGACATAGTAGCCTTCAGCATCCGGCCCGCGATGCACCATGGTCCGGTTCATCCGCTCAATGAGCCCTCGGTCATTCGTCGTTATTCCACTGATGCCACACATGTCGTAAAGGTGCAAAAAAACAAAGAGCCCAATTCCGAAGAAGTGGGCTCATGGGGTTGATATCAGTGTATGCTCTCTTTTCTTGAAGAAAGCTTACTCATATTTGTAATACGATTTAAACCAATTGGCAAACCTTTGAACACCGTTTTCAATACTCGTACTCGGCTTGAAATCGTAGTCTCTGATCAGCTCAGAAACATCAGCATAAGTTTGCCGAACATCCCCAGGTTGCATGGGCATCATGATTTTCTCCGCCTTCTTGCCCAAAGCCTTTTCTAAAGTCGAAATGAAGTCCATCAGTTTGACCGGGGCGTTGTTTCCGATGTTGTAAATATTGAAAGGAATTCCGTCTGCTTGTTCGTGTGAAGGCACATGTTTGTCGAGCACTTTTATAACACCTTCAACAATGTCATCAATGAAGGTGAAATCTCGCTCCATTTCCCCATTATTAAAGACCTTGATGGGTTCATCATTCAATATTGCCTTGGCAAACAACATCGGCGCCATATCTGGTCTCCCCCAAGGTCCGTAAACGGTGAAGAATCGTAATCCAGTCGTTGGCGTTTCGTACAAATGACTGTAGACGTGGGCCATGAGTTCATTGGATCTCTTGGTGGCCGCATAAAGCGAAATGGGATTACTCACCTTGTGCTTCGTGCTGAAGGGCACCTCCTTATTCATCGCGTACACGCTGGAGCTGCTGGCGTATACGAAATGCTCCACCGGATTATGCCGCACGGCCTCAAGTAGATTTAGAAAGCCCACCATATTACTTTCCATGTAGGCTTGGGGATTCTTCAAGCTGTAGCGCACTCCCGCCTGCGCCGCAAGATGGCAGACGTGGGTAATACCTTCCTTGTCAAATAAATGCATCAGCTCTCCAGCGTCTCGAAGCTCCATTTTAATGAACTGCAGATTCGGGTACTTGGTAGAGGTGATAGGGTCGTACGAGTAGAAGGCATCGCTTTCGATGCCTAGGTCTTTCAGGCGGTCATATTTTAGACTAACCGGGTAGTAGTCATTGATATTGTCTATGGCGATCACGGTTTCACCGCGTTCGGCCAATTGTTTGGTGGTGTAGTAGCCGATGAATCCAGCAGCGCCTGTTACGAGTATTTTCATGAGTCAAAACTAATCTATTCGCATTAATTTTAAATTCGGAAACGCGTACCGAATGAGCAAAAGGGACGTAGATGCCATTTTGCAAAATCTTAACACATTCCTTACTAAAGAATATGTCAAAGCTGTACATTTGGCGCTTCTGCGCTGTGTCTCATAGGTAATGAGATGATCTATTTATCATTTTATGGATATCAATAAAAAAATTGCCATCATAGGCTTAGGCTATGTGGGTATGCCTCTTGTGGCTGAATTCGGAAAGTCGAGAAAGGTTATTGCCTTTGATATTAATCCTGAACGAGTTGATGAACTTTTGGCCGGTTATGACCGGACCTTGGAAGTTTCGAGGGAAACTTTAACTGAAATTCGAGATAATGTAGAGTATACAACGAATTCTGCGGAATTGGATCAAGCGCAGATATTCATTGTAACGGTACCCACGCCTATAGATAAAAATAATACCCCCGACCTTACCCCACTTCAAAAGTCCTCTGAGTCGGTGGGGCTTCATCTTAAAATTGGGGATATTGTGATATATGAATCCACGGTTTACCCGGGAGTTACTGAGGAGGTTTGTGTGCCTATTTTGGAGCGAGTTTCTGGCTTGAAGTTCAATAGAGACTTCTTTGCGGGGTATTCACCAGAACGTATTAACCCAGGTGATAAAAAGAATACT from Cryomorphaceae bacterium carries:
- a CDS encoding sulfotransferase codes for the protein METTKDKRVEVIGVGPPKTATTWVADILRDHPQVYVPIEKELHYFNPFQHYHRDVPNRNAAQPPAWYHAFFKEASPELVWAEFTVSYFEFSGCAQAIFDYNPEAKIIISLREPVARAFSHFLFLQNRGVIGPEDFELHVARDPYVLEVSTYANRLEEYLSVFPQDQVLVLLHEDLKKDAQAFYRSIADFLDLDKDVEVDLERVSNAATKVKSHKVNQAYMRLRDFMHRYKLHGILDFSQKIGLTRFLEWIRDDLNMSPNTKAPKMPQELKAKYSSRFAEDKKRVEALLNRTLNEWD
- a CDS encoding sulfotransferase translates to MGLSDRGIQFIGLGEMKSGTSWVANALAQHPDVGLSFPKELHYFNDRFAYYNPQKSKYAPDLRGYWSHFKHASNQKVLGEFSVHYLFDPVAAERIHRHFPDVKLIVCHRDPVERAYSQWTWSHFHKKQESRSFEEVMATEGELIERGLYFQNIQPYLELFSEDQFLYLSLKDIRQNPEDTLSRIADFLELSPFPSDIDLSSRNRAKSTKSSALYGLQRFIGENLHRFGLSGLGDSVRRSGLGKALSKVNSKAEDLPPFKAEYHDQYDQLFSEDQERWTQFVSRAPSK
- a CDS encoding glycosyltransferase family 4 protein yields the protein MKRWAFVYQNDLNEVSANLKQCLWTTQALAQQVDLTWLTAPFDPQKHQNVLARLGISSPPPQVSVGPELGHNGLLSEFTSRWAWSKAALSWLQAQNTEVVYTRDFGFLVFLAVQKILGKRWSFQVIYEPHKVYHRASDKVPRWVEGKALQVVDVFAPITEGIWTDLEHDFRIKKPHHIVPDGVNLPPETPYPKSDEFQMIYTGSFQSWKGLDTVLNALKGWKNKEGWKLTVCGGKPEEIALYEAQMKEAGLNDRVRFAGFLDEEALRADVARAHLALLPNNRERISARYTSPLKLFEYLGSGLPILASDLPSIREVLSEDHAWFFQPEDEGDFLKQVEFAWKDASRRKALSKGNRLYAQKFTWTERAKRIASIVPDLR
- a CDS encoding sulfotransferase domain-containing protein, whose product is MSYSGSSLLGFVLGAVPEVWNLGEVKVFPREHRLGRICTCTRPTLECEYWGPLYQQGLTVFNRGSSWKRWEDTVRILLHRPVRAPKESGDARMLRASLEHAKTFEPQSKWLVDTSKSLWRLFALWYNPDIEVKIVYLRRGAKENVASYIKHGHSFGKAVREYGLFHRLSRLWLKKNAGDQVLELSHEDLALKEAEAMSKISQFLDLDYSQYKSQMASREYHIRTGNPRTVDQFRDGFKGFFYDEHWKELLNEKQQQYLDRRFS
- a CDS encoding NAD-dependent epimerase/dehydratase family protein gives rise to the protein MKILVTGAAGFIGYYTTKQLAERGETVIAIDNINDYYPVSLKYDRLKDLGIESDAFYSYDPITSTKYPNLQFIKMELRDAGELMHLFDKEGITHVCHLAAQAGVRYSLKNPQAYMESNMVGFLNLLEAVRHNPVEHFVYASSSSVYAMNKEVPFSTKHKVSNPISLYAATKRSNELMAHVYSHLYETPTTGLRFFTVYGPWGRPDMAPMLFAKAILNDEPIKVFNNGEMERDFTFIDDIVEGVIKVLDKHVPSHEQADGIPFNIYNIGNNAPVKLMDFISTLEKALGKKAEKIMMPMQPGDVRQTYADVSELIRDYDFKPSTSIENGVQRFANWFKSYYKYE
- the asnB gene encoding asparagine synthase (glutamine-hydrolyzing), whose product is MCGISGITTNDRGLIERMNRTMVHRGPDAEGYYVDEEIGLGHRRLSIIDLSEGGAQPRVQDHLVLTFNGELYNYLEIREELRGLGHRFDTESDTEVLLTAYKVWGADAFKKFIGMWALVIYDTKTHQMVMCRDRIGQKPLYYTQGSFGLAFASEIKALLQIPGIGKERAEALAEYLAFGFNPEPKTAYEDIFALEPGTYREWNRDQGLGPVRKYWSPGWDVQRPSEREALEELNELLQDSVKLRLRADVPLGVFLSGGLDSMGMTTLFKSPWTGLHVALNEDEHALVEKVMAEKEADLVVATPEEFDYRGDFDHVMKHFDTPFGDNSSIPTYWICREARKKGFIVMLGGDGGDELFYGYKRYKQLDLYSKGGGTVLMRGAHALSRRLLPGHDVDKALRFLAKPTFEDFYIKLRGGFTQDEWPNLLSKEYRKSINGYNPAEEVRKNWPTQDWPTVKQAQAFDWSQNFLSDILVKSDRMSMANSIELRSPFLDHRLFEWSAKLHPDVLYGGELKRLYKEWLLPRLPKEVLNQPKRGFGMNVNDLLHPVTDHRIHPNAAEWLKEQKKIFFLNSFNATTRHSS